A region from the Pseudonocardia petroleophila genome encodes:
- a CDS encoding DUF418 domain-containing protein, whose protein sequence is MTTAADPGATPTTERAPAPDLARGGMLLLIALANVHTYLYAQGAGVRSYPGDLDGPDRVVVLVQMLLVDGRAYPLFALLFGYGVTQLAWRRAALGLPAQAVIGLVRRRGLVMIGIGFAHGVLLFSGDIVGAYGLVAVALATALVTGSDRTLLVTTGAGIVVGGLLSLLSGLPIPEEVADARSVAVPDVLGALAFRGIEWVLNGLLVQAVAVVGMVALGAWAGRRRLLDDPAAHRVLLTRVAVAGVALAVLLGLPFALAASGLGPEQGVGLQVAGAGLHTVGGFAGGAGLAAAFGLLTLRGSGPVSAALVACGRRSLSCYLAQSVAFVALLPAWTLGLGARIGVAEAALVAVGVWLVVLLVAVASERAGLRGPAETLLQRLVYGARR, encoded by the coding sequence ATGACGACCGCGGCCGACCCCGGCGCGACCCCCACGACGGAGCGGGCACCCGCCCCCGACCTGGCCCGCGGCGGGATGCTGCTGCTCATCGCGCTGGCCAACGTCCACACCTACCTGTACGCGCAGGGGGCGGGCGTCCGGTCCTACCCCGGTGACCTCGACGGGCCGGACCGGGTCGTCGTGCTGGTCCAGATGCTGCTCGTCGACGGGCGGGCGTACCCCCTGTTCGCGCTGCTGTTCGGCTACGGCGTCACGCAGCTCGCGTGGCGCCGGGCCGCCCTCGGGCTGCCGGCGCAGGCCGTCATCGGGCTGGTGCGCCGCCGCGGGCTGGTCATGATCGGCATCGGGTTCGCGCACGGGGTGCTGCTGTTCTCCGGCGACATCGTCGGTGCGTACGGCCTGGTCGCGGTCGCGCTGGCCACCGCGCTGGTGACGGGCTCGGACCGCACGCTGCTCGTGACCACCGGAGCCGGGATCGTGGTGGGCGGGCTGCTGTCGCTGCTCAGCGGGCTGCCGATCCCCGAGGAGGTGGCCGACGCCCGGTCGGTCGCGGTGCCGGACGTGCTCGGGGCCCTGGCCTTCCGCGGGATCGAGTGGGTGCTGAACGGGCTGCTGGTCCAGGCGGTCGCCGTCGTCGGGATGGTCGCGCTCGGGGCCTGGGCGGGCCGGCGCCGGCTGCTCGACGACCCGGCCGCGCACCGCGTCCTCCTGACGCGCGTCGCGGTCGCCGGCGTCGCGCTCGCCGTGCTGCTGGGCCTGCCCTTCGCCCTCGCCGCGTCCGGGCTCGGGCCCGAGCAGGGCGTCGGGCTGCAGGTCGCGGGGGCCGGGCTGCACACCGTCGGCGGGTTCGCGGGCGGGGCCGGGCTCGCCGCGGCGTTCGGGCTGCTGACGCTGCGCGGGTCCGGGCCGGTGTCGGCGGCGCTGGTGGCGTGCGGTCGGCGGTCGCTGTCGTGCTACCTCGCGCAGTCGGTCGCGTTCGTCGCGCTGCTGCCCGCGTGGACGCTCGGCCTCGGCGCCCGGATCGGCGTCGCGGAGGCCGCGCTGGTCGCCGTCGGGGTCTGGCTGGTGGTGCTGCTCGTCGCGGTGGCGTCGGAGCGGGCCGGCCTCCGCGGGCCGGCCGAGACGCTGCTGCAGCGGCTCGTCTACGGCGCGCGGCGGTAG
- a CDS encoding O-acetylhomoserine aminocarboxypropyltransferase/cysteine synthase family protein: MSDRSWGFRTRAVHAGHVPDGTTGARAVPIYQSTSFVFENTADAASLFALQKYGLIYSRIANPTVAVLEERLASLEGGIGAVATASGQAAEFLTFAALAGAGDHIVAAAGLYGGTITQLDVTLRRFGVDTTFVPGGDPADFAAAIRPETKLVFAEVVSNPGGEVADLAGLADVAHAAGLPLVVDATMATPYLCRPIEHGADIVIHSATKFLGGHGTTLGGVVIESGRFDWGNGNFPMMTEPIPSYGGLNWWGNFQEFGFLTKLRAEQLRDVGATLAAHSAFLLLQGVETLPQRMEAHVANARAVAEWLHADPRVSYVKWAGLPDHPHHDRAARYLPLGPGAVFSFGVAGGREAGQRFIESVQLCSHLANIGDARTLVIHPGSTTHQQLTDDQLRDAGVPPDLVRISVGLEDVDDILWDLDQALAAAAKVAS; encoded by the coding sequence ATGAGTGATCGGAGTTGGGGTTTCCGCACGCGCGCCGTGCACGCCGGCCACGTGCCCGACGGCACGACCGGGGCGAGGGCGGTGCCGATCTACCAGTCCACGAGCTTCGTGTTCGAGAACACCGCCGACGCGGCGAGCCTGTTCGCGCTGCAGAAGTACGGGCTGATCTACAGCCGGATCGCCAACCCGACCGTCGCGGTGCTGGAGGAGCGGCTCGCCAGCCTCGAGGGCGGGATCGGGGCCGTCGCGACCGCGTCGGGCCAGGCCGCGGAGTTCCTCACCTTCGCCGCGCTCGCCGGCGCGGGCGACCACATCGTCGCCGCGGCCGGCCTCTACGGCGGCACGATCACCCAGCTCGACGTGACGCTGCGCCGCTTCGGCGTCGACACCACGTTCGTGCCCGGGGGCGACCCGGCCGACTTCGCCGCCGCGATCCGCCCGGAGACCAAGCTCGTGTTCGCCGAGGTCGTCTCCAACCCCGGGGGCGAGGTGGCCGACCTCGCCGGGCTCGCCGACGTCGCGCACGCCGCGGGGCTGCCGCTCGTCGTCGACGCCACGATGGCCACCCCGTACCTGTGCCGCCCCATCGAGCACGGCGCCGACATCGTGATCCACAGCGCCACCAAGTTCCTCGGCGGACACGGCACGACCCTGGGCGGGGTCGTGATCGAGTCCGGCCGCTTCGACTGGGGCAACGGCAACTTCCCGATGATGACCGAGCCGATCCCGTCCTACGGCGGGCTCAACTGGTGGGGCAACTTCCAGGAGTTCGGCTTCCTCACCAAGCTCCGCGCCGAGCAGCTCCGCGACGTCGGGGCCACCCTCGCCGCGCACAGCGCGTTCCTGCTGCTCCAGGGCGTGGAGACGCTGCCGCAGCGGATGGAGGCGCACGTCGCGAACGCGCGGGCCGTCGCCGAGTGGCTGCACGCCGACCCCCGCGTCTCCTACGTGAAGTGGGCCGGGCTGCCCGACCACCCGCACCACGACCGCGCCGCGCGCTACCTGCCGCTGGGCCCGGGCGCGGTGTTCTCCTTCGGCGTGGCCGGCGGCCGCGAGGCGGGGCAGCGGTTCATCGAGTCGGTGCAGCTGTGCAGCCACCTCGCCAACATCGGCGACGCCCGCACGCTCGTCATCCACCCCGGCTCCACCACCCACCAGCAGCTCACCGACGACCAGCTGCGCGACGCGGGTGTGCCACCGGACCTGGTGCGGATCAGCGTGGGCTTGGAGGACGTCGACGACATCCTGTGGGACCTCGACCAGGCGCTCGCCGCGGCCGCGAAGGTGGCCTCATGA
- the pyk gene encoding pyruvate kinase, producing the protein MTRRTKIVCTIGPATATPDRIRELVQAGMDVARLNFSHGNRDDHKRVYEMVREAADAEGRAVGILADLQGPKIRLGRFAAGPTEWRTGEEVRITVEDVAGTHDRVSTTYKGLAADARPDDRLLVDDGKVGLRVTAVEGLDVVCRVTEGGPVSDNKGISLPGMNVSVPAMSEKDIADLEFALDLRVDVVALSFVRSPADIDLVHKIMDARGARLPVVAKLEKPEAVDNLEAIVLAFDAVMVARGDLGVELPLEHVPLVQKRAIQIARENAKPVIVATQMLESMITNSRPTRAEASDVANAVLDGADAVMLSGETGVGRYPIKTVRTMAQIIEAVEDGPVTVPPLNHVPRTKRGVLSYAARDIGERLSARAIVAFTQSGDTVRRLSRLHTRLPLLAFTPTPEVRSQLAMSWGVETFLVDFVQSTDAMVRQVDHAMLSIERFQPGDLVVIVAGSPPGTAGSTNLIRVHRLGEEDMG; encoded by the coding sequence GTGACCCGTCGCACCAAAATCGTCTGCACCATCGGTCCCGCCACCGCGACCCCGGACCGCATCCGGGAACTCGTGCAGGCGGGGATGGACGTCGCCCGGCTGAACTTCAGCCACGGCAACCGGGACGACCACAAGCGCGTCTACGAGATGGTCCGCGAGGCGGCCGACGCCGAGGGCCGGGCCGTCGGCATCCTCGCCGACCTCCAGGGCCCCAAGATCCGCCTCGGCCGCTTCGCCGCGGGCCCCACCGAGTGGCGCACCGGCGAGGAGGTGCGGATCACCGTCGAGGACGTCGCCGGCACCCACGACCGCGTCTCCACCACCTACAAGGGCCTCGCCGCCGACGCCCGCCCCGACGACCGCCTGCTCGTCGACGACGGCAAGGTCGGCCTGCGGGTCACCGCCGTCGAGGGCCTCGACGTGGTCTGCCGCGTCACCGAGGGCGGTCCGGTCAGCGACAACAAGGGCATCTCGCTGCCCGGCATGAACGTCTCCGTGCCCGCGATGAGCGAGAAGGACATCGCCGACCTGGAGTTCGCGCTCGACCTGCGCGTCGACGTCGTCGCGCTGTCGTTCGTGCGCAGCCCGGCCGACATCGACCTCGTCCACAAGATCATGGACGCGCGCGGCGCGCGGCTGCCGGTCGTCGCGAAGCTGGAGAAGCCCGAGGCCGTCGACAACCTCGAGGCCATCGTCCTGGCCTTCGACGCGGTGATGGTCGCCCGCGGTGACCTCGGCGTCGAGCTCCCGCTGGAGCACGTGCCGCTGGTGCAGAAGCGCGCCATCCAGATCGCGCGGGAGAACGCGAAGCCGGTGATCGTGGCGACCCAGATGCTGGAGTCGATGATCACCAACTCGCGCCCGACCCGCGCCGAGGCCTCCGACGTCGCCAACGCCGTGCTCGACGGCGCCGACGCGGTGATGCTCTCCGGCGAGACCGGCGTGGGCCGCTACCCGATCAAGACGGTCCGCACGATGGCGCAGATCATCGAGGCCGTCGAGGACGGGCCGGTGACCGTCCCGCCGCTCAACCACGTGCCCCGCACCAAGCGCGGCGTCCTGTCCTACGCCGCGCGCGACATCGGCGAGCGGCTCTCCGCCCGCGCGATCGTCGCGTTCACGCAGTCCGGCGACACCGTGCGGCGCCTGTCGCGGCTGCACACCCGGCTCCCGCTGCTGGCCTTCACCCCGACGCCCGAGGTGCGCAGCCAGCTCGCGATGAGCTGGGGCGTCGAGACGTTCCTGGTCGACTTCGTGCAGTCCACCGACGCGATGGTGCGCCAGGTCGACCACGCGATGCTGTCCATCGAGCGCTTCCAGCCCGGCGACCTGGTGGTCATCGTCGCCGGCTCGCCGCCCGGCACCGCGGGCTCCACGAACCTCATCCGGGTGCACCGCCTGGGCGAGGAGGACATGGGCTAG
- a CDS encoding ArsR/SmtB family transcription factor: MDDDDRVFQALADPTRRHLLDRLFARDGRTPTELESDLEMSRFGVMKPLEVLEDAGLVVSRKSGREKLHFLNPVPIRLVHDRWIGKFRPTRRGGS, translated from the coding sequence GTGGACGACGACGACCGGGTCTTCCAGGCACTCGCCGACCCGACCCGTCGCCACCTGCTCGACCGGCTCTTCGCGCGTGACGGCCGCACGCCCACCGAGCTCGAGTCCGACCTGGAGATGTCGAGGTTCGGCGTCATGAAGCCCCTCGAGGTGCTGGAGGACGCGGGTCTCGTCGTCAGCAGGAAGTCGGGGCGGGAGAAGCTGCACTTCCTCAACCCCGTGCCGATCCGGCTGGTCCACGACCGGTGGATCGGCAAGTTCAGGCCGACCCGCCGCGGCGGCTCGTGA
- a CDS encoding DUF2461 domain-containing protein, protein MAFSGFGEYSVEFYDGLLADNSKAYWTDRREVYERDVRGPMLELLAACEPEFGTGKVFRPYRDVRFSADKTPYKTHCGATAGEFYVQVGSDGLLAAGGYYWMAPDQVARFRTAVDDERRGTDLQARLAALEGAGITIAGEKLKTRPRGVDPTHPRLDLLRHKGLYGWREWPPDDVLHEPGALDRVVTTWRALGPLTEWLTDHVGPSDQPRR, encoded by the coding sequence GTGGCGTTCTCCGGGTTCGGCGAGTACTCCGTCGAGTTCTACGACGGCCTGCTCGCCGACAACTCGAAGGCCTACTGGACCGACCGCCGCGAGGTCTACGAGCGCGACGTCCGCGGCCCGATGCTCGAGCTGCTCGCCGCGTGCGAGCCGGAGTTCGGCACGGGCAAGGTCTTCCGTCCGTACCGCGACGTGCGGTTCTCCGCGGACAAGACGCCGTACAAGACGCACTGCGGGGCCACGGCGGGCGAGTTCTACGTCCAGGTCGGCAGCGACGGGCTGCTGGCCGCGGGCGGCTACTACTGGATGGCGCCGGACCAGGTGGCGCGCTTCCGCACCGCCGTCGACGACGAGCGCCGCGGCACCGACCTGCAGGCCCGCCTCGCGGCGCTGGAGGGCGCCGGCATCACCATCGCGGGGGAGAAGCTCAAGACCCGCCCGCGCGGGGTCGACCCCACGCACCCGCGCCTGGACCTGCTGCGGCACAAGGGCCTCTACGGGTGGCGCGAGTGGCCGCCGGACGACGTCCTGCACGAGCCGGGGGCGCTCGACCGCGTCGTCACGACGTGGCGGGCGCTGGGCCCGCTGACCGAGTGGCTGACCGACCACGTGGGCCCCAGCGACCAGCCGCGCCGCTGA
- a CDS encoding CoA-binding protein, with translation MSWENPTATRRQQVLRETRSVAVVGASPNPARASNFVATYLLASTDYDVHFVNPNATEILGRPVHKALADLPVVPDLVDVFRRPADLPGVLDEVLALPDGVRTFWLQFGLFDEAVATRAEAAGLEVVMDRCLKVEHARFHGGLHIAGFDTGVISSRRRPPR, from the coding sequence ATGAGCTGGGAGAACCCGACCGCGACCCGTCGCCAGCAGGTCCTGCGCGAGACGCGGTCCGTCGCGGTCGTCGGGGCGTCGCCGAACCCGGCGCGGGCCAGCAACTTCGTGGCCACCTACCTGCTGGCCAGCACCGACTACGACGTGCACTTCGTCAACCCGAACGCCACGGAGATCCTCGGGCGGCCGGTGCACAAGGCGCTGGCCGACCTCCCCGTCGTGCCCGACCTCGTCGACGTCTTCCGGCGGCCGGCGGACCTGCCCGGCGTCCTCGACGAGGTGCTCGCCCTGCCCGACGGCGTCCGCACGTTCTGGCTCCAGTTCGGCTTGTTCGACGAGGCCGTGGCCACCCGGGCCGAGGCGGCCGGGCTGGAGGTCGTGATGGACCGCTGCCTCAAGGTCGAGCACGCGCGCTTCCACGGCGGCCTGCACATCGCCGGGTTCGACACCGGCGTGATCAGCTCGCGGCGCCGCCCACCGCGGTGA
- a CDS encoding DUF3558 domain-containing protein: protein MRRVAVVLVGVLLCGALAGCVRETVGAGASPAPESPATEVPLPPRPRDIDIRGVDPCALLTEEQRAELGLDGEPTYDVQRSPLFDGPEPACTISGYEPALAVGVALPYDGLGVDAFAPARVRGTVAALEVQGFPAVQADPVGALKSCTVVVDVGPGAALNVQYRDGSGQPPIPTEELCPGARAAADSAMRTLLSLV, encoded by the coding sequence GTGCGACGGGTGGCGGTGGTGCTGGTCGGGGTGCTGCTGTGCGGTGCACTGGCCGGGTGCGTGCGGGAGACGGTGGGTGCCGGAGCGTCGCCGGCTCCCGAGTCCCCGGCCACCGAGGTCCCGCTGCCGCCGAGGCCCCGGGACATCGACATCCGCGGCGTCGACCCGTGCGCGCTGCTGACCGAGGAGCAGCGGGCGGAGCTGGGGCTGGACGGCGAGCCGACGTACGACGTCCAGCGCTCGCCTCTGTTCGACGGACCGGAACCGGCCTGCACGATCAGCGGGTACGAACCGGCCTTGGCGGTGGGGGTGGCGCTCCCCTACGACGGCCTGGGTGTAGATGCGTTCGCGCCGGCGCGGGTGAGGGGGACAGTTGCTGCGTTGGAGGTGCAGGGATTCCCGGCTGTCCAGGCTGATCCGGTAGGCGCGCTGAAGTCCTGCACGGTGGTCGTCGATGTCGGTCCCGGTGCGGCACTGAATGTGCAGTACCGCGACGGAAGCGGGCAACCTCCCATCCCGACCGAGGAGCTGTGTCCCGGAGCCCGCGCCGCGGCCGATTCGGCGATGCGGACGCTCCTGTCCCTCGTCTGA
- the trpA gene encoding tryptophan synthase subunit alpha — MSGVGAVFTSCRDQGRAALIGYLPAGYPTLDGSVELLDAMVEGGCDLLEIGVPYSDPVMDGPTIQAAAETALRAGFRLRDVLTVVERVTAAGGRAVVMTYFNPVLRYGVDAFARDLASAGGLGLITPDLIPDEADEWLAASDEHGLDRIFLVAPSSTEERVASTTAASRGFVYATSVMGVTGARDAVGGAAPGVVARCRAHTALPIGVGLGVRSGEQAAEVAGFADGVIVGSAFVTAAETGGVDGVRALAQELAAGIASAGDRAPTPA; from the coding sequence GTGAGCGGTGTCGGAGCGGTCTTCACCTCGTGCCGGGACCAGGGACGGGCGGCGCTGATCGGGTACCTGCCCGCGGGCTACCCGACCCTCGACGGGTCCGTCGAGCTGCTCGACGCCATGGTCGAGGGAGGGTGCGACCTGCTGGAGATCGGCGTGCCCTACTCCGACCCCGTGATGGACGGACCGACGATCCAGGCCGCCGCCGAGACCGCGCTGCGCGCCGGGTTCCGGCTGCGGGACGTCCTGACGGTCGTCGAGCGCGTCACCGCGGCCGGGGGCCGGGCCGTCGTCATGACCTACTTCAACCCGGTCCTGCGCTACGGCGTCGACGCGTTCGCCCGCGACCTCGCCTCCGCCGGTGGGCTCGGCCTGATCACCCCGGACCTCATCCCCGACGAGGCCGACGAGTGGCTGGCCGCCTCCGACGAGCACGGCCTGGACCGGATCTTCCTGGTCGCGCCGTCGTCGACGGAGGAGCGGGTCGCGTCCACCACGGCGGCGTCGCGCGGGTTCGTCTACGCCACCTCGGTCATGGGCGTCACCGGCGCCCGGGACGCGGTGGGCGGGGCGGCACCGGGCGTCGTCGCCCGCTGCCGCGCGCACACCGCGCTGCCGATCGGTGTCGGGCTCGGGGTGCGGTCGGGGGAGCAGGCGGCGGAGGTCGCGGGGTTCGCCGACGGCGTCATCGTCGGGTCGGCGTTCGTCACCGCGGCGGAGACCGGCGGCGTCGACGGGGTGCGGGCGCTGGCGCAGGAGCTGGCGGCCGGGATCGCGAGCGCGGGCGACCGGGCCCCGACCCCGGCCTGA
- the trpB gene encoding tryptophan synthase subunit beta, with translation MSTTAQASEGIETPSGHEPDDRGHFGRYGGRFVPEALVAALDELEVAYEKARGDREFLDELDRLHRDYSGRPSPLTDATRLSGHAGGARILLKREDLNHTGSHKINNVLGQALLTKRMGKTRVIAETGAGQHGVATATACALMGLECVVYMGEVDTERQALNVARMRLLGATVVPVKTGSRTLKDAINEALRDWVTNVDETHYLLGTVAGPHPFPMMVRDFHRIIGLEAREQVLARTGRLPDAIAACVGGGSNAIGIFHAFLDDADVRLVGFEPGGDGVETGRHGATLTEGSPGALHGAMSYLLQDEDGQTSESYSISAGLDYPGVGPEHALLKDIGRATYEPVTDAEAMDAFALLCRTEGIIPAIESAHAIAGALRLGRELGPEGVVLVNLSGRGDKDVDTAAKWFGMIAEGQSAADASGTAIAEGATADRTLADEPSPAGSDTGGVQS, from the coding sequence GTGAGCACCACAGCGCAGGCCAGCGAGGGCATCGAGACGCCCTCGGGACACGAGCCCGACGACCGCGGGCACTTCGGGCGCTACGGCGGCCGATTCGTCCCCGAGGCACTGGTCGCGGCGCTCGACGAGCTCGAGGTGGCCTACGAGAAGGCCCGCGGCGACCGGGAGTTCCTCGACGAGCTCGACCGCCTGCACCGCGACTACTCCGGCCGGCCCTCGCCGCTCACCGACGCCACCCGGCTCTCCGGGCACGCGGGGGGCGCCCGGATCCTGCTCAAGCGCGAGGACCTCAACCACACCGGCTCCCACAAGATCAACAACGTGCTGGGTCAGGCGCTGCTGACCAAGCGGATGGGCAAGACCCGCGTCATCGCCGAGACCGGGGCGGGCCAGCACGGCGTCGCCACGGCCACCGCGTGCGCGCTGATGGGCCTGGAGTGCGTCGTCTACATGGGCGAGGTCGACACCGAGCGCCAGGCGCTCAACGTCGCCCGGATGCGGCTGCTCGGCGCCACCGTGGTCCCGGTGAAGACCGGGTCGCGCACGCTCAAGGACGCGATCAACGAGGCCCTGCGCGACTGGGTCACCAACGTCGACGAGACGCACTACCTGCTCGGCACGGTCGCCGGGCCGCACCCGTTCCCGATGATGGTGCGCGACTTCCACCGGATCATCGGGCTGGAGGCGCGCGAGCAGGTGCTCGCCCGCACCGGCCGGCTGCCCGACGCGATCGCCGCCTGCGTCGGCGGAGGGTCCAACGCCATCGGGATCTTCCACGCCTTCCTAGACGACGCCGACGTGCGGCTGGTCGGCTTCGAGCCGGGCGGTGACGGCGTGGAGACGGGGCGGCACGGGGCCACGCTCACCGAGGGGTCGCCGGGCGCGCTGCACGGGGCGATGAGCTACCTGCTGCAGGACGAGGACGGGCAGACCAGCGAGTCGTACTCGATCTCCGCGGGGCTCGACTACCCCGGCGTCGGCCCGGAGCACGCGCTGCTCAAGGACATCGGCCGCGCCACCTACGAGCCGGTCACCGACGCCGAGGCGATGGACGCGTTCGCGCTGCTGTGCCGCACCGAGGGGATCATCCCGGCGATCGAGTCGGCGCACGCCATCGCCGGTGCGCTGCGCCTGGGCCGCGAGCTCGGCCCCGAGGGGGTCGTGCTGGTGAACCTGTCCGGGCGCGGCGACAAGGACGTCGACACCGCGGCGAAGTGGTTCGGCATGATCGCCGAGGGGCAGAGCGCGGCCGACGCGAGCGGCACGGCGATCGCGGAGGGCGCGACGGCCGACCGCACGCTGGCCGACGAGCCGTCGCCCGCGGGTTCGGACACGGGGGGCGTGCAGTCGTGA
- a CDS encoding acyl-CoA thioesterase — MPVVTTTQPEPELAADGMPRGQAVLDALVELLDLETLETNLFRGVSPPQSPTRVFGGQVAAQALVAAGRTVPDDREVHSLHAYFIRPGDPRIPIVYEAERVRDGRSFTTRRVLAIQRGEAIFSLSASFQLPQEGLEHSTPAPVDVPAPLTLPDLGQRVAEGRGAGWMSQIPRPLDMRFVDDPVWSDQRVSASEEPNRVWMRADGRLPDDRLLHVCLLTYASDLTLLGSVLARHDRPEQPAQMASLDHAMWFHRPFRADEWLLYTTFSPAASGARGLATGRFTTEDGTLIATTVQEGLVRVPR; from the coding sequence ATGCCCGTCGTGACCACCACCCAGCCCGAACCCGAGCTCGCCGCCGACGGCATGCCGCGCGGCCAGGCCGTCCTCGACGCGCTGGTCGAGCTGCTCGACCTCGAGACGCTCGAGACCAACCTGTTCCGCGGCGTCAGCCCGCCGCAGAGCCCCACGCGGGTGTTCGGCGGGCAGGTCGCCGCGCAGGCGCTGGTGGCGGCCGGGCGGACGGTGCCCGACGACCGCGAGGTCCACTCCCTGCACGCCTACTTCATCCGCCCCGGCGACCCGCGCATCCCGATCGTCTACGAGGCCGAGCGGGTCCGCGACGGGCGCTCGTTCACCACGCGCCGCGTCCTCGCGATCCAGCGCGGCGAGGCGATCTTCTCGCTGTCGGCGTCGTTCCAGCTGCCGCAGGAGGGGCTGGAGCACAGCACCCCCGCCCCGGTCGACGTGCCCGCCCCGCTCACCCTGCCCGACCTCGGCCAGCGCGTCGCCGAGGGCCGCGGCGCCGGCTGGATGAGCCAGATCCCGCGGCCGCTGGACATGCGGTTCGTCGACGACCCGGTGTGGTCCGACCAGCGCGTCTCCGCCTCCGAGGAGCCGAACCGGGTGTGGATGCGCGCCGACGGCCGCCTGCCCGACGACCGCCTGCTGCACGTCTGCCTGCTCACCTACGCCAGCGACCTCACGCTGCTGGGCTCCGTCCTCGCCCGCCACGACCGGCCCGAGCAGCCCGCGCAGATGGCGAGCCTGGACCACGCGATGTGGTTCCACCGGCCCTTCCGCGCCGACGAGTGGCTGCTCTACACCACCTTCTCGCCCGCGGCCTCCGGCGCCCGCGGCCTCGCGACCGGCCGCTTCACCACCGAGGACGGCACCCTCATCGCCACGACGGTGCAGGAGGGGCTGGTGCGGGTCCCGCGCTGA
- the lgt gene encoding prolipoprotein diacylglyceryl transferase, protein MSPVVTAVLAAIPSPDRGVWMLGPIPIRAYALCIIAGIVVAVTWSERRFVARGGEAGVVTDVAVFAVPFGLVGGRLYHVATDWQTYFGPGRNPIEALYIWQGGLGIWGAVALGAVGAWIGCRRRGVPLPFFADVVAPGIVVAQAIGRLGNWFNQELYGGPTTLPWGLEIYERVDPATGAPDPLNGVALDTTPIGVFHPTFLYELLWNLAVAALVVWADRRFRLGHGRAFALYVAAYCVGRFWIELMRTDPATEVFGGIRINNVVSVVVFLAATAYFVLAPRGREVLPPARADDDPDAEPDAAAEPAVDLDKRDPVDPEPDPAPSERTS, encoded by the coding sequence GTGAGCCCTGTCGTCACCGCCGTGCTGGCCGCCATCCCGAGCCCCGACCGCGGGGTGTGGATGCTCGGTCCGATCCCGATCCGGGCCTACGCGCTGTGCATCATCGCCGGCATCGTCGTGGCGGTCACCTGGAGCGAGCGGCGGTTCGTCGCGCGCGGGGGAGAGGCCGGGGTCGTCACCGACGTGGCGGTGTTCGCGGTGCCGTTCGGCCTGGTCGGCGGGCGGCTCTACCACGTCGCCACCGACTGGCAGACCTACTTCGGCCCCGGCCGCAACCCGATCGAGGCCCTCTACATCTGGCAGGGCGGCCTGGGGATCTGGGGCGCGGTGGCGCTCGGGGCGGTCGGGGCGTGGATCGGGTGCCGCCGCCGCGGCGTGCCGCTGCCGTTCTTCGCCGACGTCGTGGCGCCGGGCATCGTCGTGGCGCAGGCCATCGGCCGGCTCGGCAACTGGTTCAACCAGGAGCTCTACGGCGGCCCGACGACGCTGCCGTGGGGCCTGGAGATCTACGAGCGCGTCGACCCGGCCACCGGTGCCCCCGACCCGCTCAACGGCGTCGCGCTCGACACCACCCCGATCGGCGTCTTCCACCCCACGTTCCTCTACGAGCTGCTGTGGAACCTCGCCGTCGCCGCACTCGTCGTGTGGGCCGACCGGCGCTTCCGGCTCGGGCACGGGCGGGCGTTCGCGCTCTACGTCGCGGCGTACTGCGTGGGCCGGTTCTGGATCGAGCTCATGCGCACCGACCCCGCCACCGAGGTGTTCGGCGGGATCCGGATCAACAACGTCGTCTCGGTGGTCGTGTTCCTCGCCGCGACGGCGTACTTCGTGCTGGCCCCGCGCGGCCGGGAGGTGCTGCCCCCGGCCCGGGCGGACGACGACCCCGACGCGGAGCCGGACGCCGCGGCGGAGCCGGCGGTCGACCTCGACAAGCGGGACCCCGTCGATCCCGAGCCCGACCCCGCGCCGTCCGAGCGCACGTCCTGA